CGAGATCGGCGGGGCGTTCGGGGGCGAGAAGGAGACGGGCGGCGGCCGCGAGTCGGGCTCGGACGCCTGGCGCCACTACATGCGCCGCGCCACCAACACGGTGAACCGCTCGCGCGCGCTGCCGCTCGCGCAGGGCGTGCGCTTCGACGTGTGATCAGGTGGCGTAGAAGCCGAGGAACAGGTCGACGCTGTCGGCCAGCACCTGCTGCTGCCGCGCCGGATCGAGCGGCGGCTGCCCCATCGCCAGTTGCGGCCAGAACGCAAACGACTTGATCAGGCCCTGCAGCTGCTGCGCGGCATAGGCCGGGTCGACCCCGGCGCGCAGCCGCCCGTCGCGCTGCGCCTCGCGCACCCAGGTGGCGAGACCCTCTTCCTTCTCGGGCAGGCGCGCCACCATGTCCTGCGCCCGCTCGGGCGTGTGCATCATCTCCGCCATCGCCACGCGCGACAGGTCGATGAAGCTCGGGTCGTTGAGCAGTTGCATCTTCTGGCCGAGGAGTTCCAGCAGCTGCGCCCGCAGCGGCTGCTTCGGTGCGTACGCCACCCCCGCGAGCCCCTGGCTGCGTTCCCACAGCTGCGACAGGATCGCGGCGAACAGCTCGTCCTTGCTCGGGAAGTGGTTGTAGACGGTGCGCTTGGACACCTCCGCCGCAGCCGCGATGCGGTCCATGCTGGTGCCGGCGAACCCGTGTTCGCGGAACTCGGCGATGGCGGCGACCACGATGGCGTCGCGCTTGCGGTCGGTGAGGCGGGTGGGCACGGGTTGTGAACTCATGCCCGAATTTTACACTGCGCAGTTTACTTTTCCAAAAAGCGCACTACACTGTGCAGTGTACTTTTGATGAAGGCACGCCCATGCTGAGCCGCCTGCCACGGATCGCCCTCTACCTCTTCTTCTTCGCCGCCCTGACCGCCATGACCTGCACCCTCCTCGCCCGAGCCGCCGTCCCGGCGGCCTCCCGTGCCACGTCGCCGCAGTACGCGGACGGCAAGTTCCACAACGTCGTCCCCCACGAGGACCCCGGCTTCTTCAAGACACTGGAGATCATGTGGCGCGTGCTCACCACGAAGCGCACCGACGCCACGCCCAGCAAACCCATCCCGGTGCTGGCCCTGACCCGTGCCGACCTCGTCAACGCCCCCGACCGCAGCCTGTGGCGCCTGGGCCATTCGACGATGCTGCTCAAGCTCGACGGGAAGTTCTTCCTGACCGACCCGGTGTTCTCCGAGCGCGCCTCGCCCATGTCCTTCGCCGGCCCGAAGCGTTTCCACGCGCCGCCGCTGCGCATCGAGGACCTGCCCGACATCGAGGCCGTGGTCCTGTCCCACGACCACTACGACCACCTCGACCACGACGCGGTGCTGGCCCTCGCGCCGAAGGTCGGCCAGTTCCTCGCGCCGCTGGGCGTGGGCGACCGGCTCGTCGAATGGGGCGTGCCCGCCGCGAAGGTGCAGCAGTTCGACTGGTGGCAGGGCACGTCCATCGGCGGCGTGCGTTTCGTCGCCACGCCGGCCCAGCACTTCTCGGGCCGCAGCCTGAGCGACCGCAACACCACGCTGTGGGCCTCGTGGGTGCTGATGACCGACGACACCCGCATCTTCTTCAGCGGCGACACCGGCTACCACGCCGGCTTCAAGACCATCGGCGAACGTTTCGGCCCGTTCGACCTGACGATGATCGAGACCGGCGCCTACGATGCCCAGTGGCCCGACGTGCACATGCAGCCCGAGCAGAGCCTGCAGGCACACCTCGACGTGAACGG
This genomic stretch from Piscinibacter gummiphilus harbors:
- a CDS encoding TetR/AcrR family transcriptional regulator, which translates into the protein MSSQPVPTRLTDRKRDAIVVAAIAEFREHGFAGTSMDRIAAAAEVSKRTVYNHFPSKDELFAAILSQLWERSQGLAGVAYAPKQPLRAQLLELLGQKMQLLNDPSFIDLSRVAMAEMMHTPERAQDMVARLPEKEEGLATWVREAQRDGRLRAGVDPAYAAQQLQGLIKSFAFWPQLAMGQPPLDPARQQQVLADSVDLFLGFYAT
- a CDS encoding MBL fold metallo-hydrolase, with amino-acid sequence MTCTLLARAAVPAASRATSPQYADGKFHNVVPHEDPGFFKTLEIMWRVLTTKRTDATPSKPIPVLALTRADLVNAPDRSLWRLGHSTMLLKLDGKFFLTDPVFSERASPMSFAGPKRFHAPPLRIEDLPDIEAVVLSHDHYDHLDHDAVLALAPKVGQFLAPLGVGDRLVEWGVPAAKVQQFDWWQGTSIGGVRFVATPAQHFSGRSLSDRNTTLWASWVLMTDDTRIFFSGDTGYHAGFKTIGERFGPFDLTMIETGAYDAQWPDVHMQPEQSLQAHLDVNGKVMMPIHNGTFDLALHPWTEPFERITALAEAAKVPLTAPQMGERLDVLAPSPSTHWWR